The Solicola gregarius DNA window ACACGCCATGACCAACGATGTGCTGGAGCGCCGCTACGGCGCCACGCGCACGCGTCGTTGGCCTGTCATCACCGCGGCGTCGGTCCTCGGCGTGGTCGCGCTCGCGTGGGTCACGTGGGTCGCGCTCGACCAGGATCGCCCGTTGTCGTACCAGCTGAGCGGCTACGACGTCGTTTCGGACACCCAGACGGTCCTCACCATCGAGCTCAACCGCGATGACGGCCATGCCGTCGAGTGCGAGATCTATGCACAGGCCGACGACCACTCGATCGTCGGTGAGCGAACCGTGAGCGTACCGGCCGGCGAGTCCGGCACGGTACGCGTCGACGAGCCGATAAAGACGGAGCGACGAGCCGTCAACGGCGTCTTGAGGACCTGCCGCCTGGCCGGCTGAGACGTTCCCACCCGCCGCGTCTCGCGACACTTGCTATGGTCGCCTATTCGCACCGGGTGCTTCCCCGACAGACCGCATCCAACCAAGGAGCACGAACCGTGACACAGCCAACCGAAACGAACACCGTCTGGCTCACCAAGGACGCGTACGAGCGTCTGCAGGCAGAGCTGGATCATCTTCGTGGTCCTGCCCGGGCGGAGCTGGCTGCGCGCATCGGGGAGGCGCGCGACGAGGGCGACCTGCGCGAGAACGGCGGGTACCACGCGGCCAAGGAGGAGCAGGGCAAGTCCGAGGCGCGCATCCGCCAGCTCGAAGACCTCCTGCGCCGCGCCGAGGTCGGCGAGCAGCGCGAGGACGACGGTCTGGTCGAGCCCGGCATGATCGTCACGATCCGGTTCGCCGGCGACGACGACACCGAGAAGTTCATGCTCGGATCGCGCGAGCTCCTCGCGCTCGACCCGTCGGTCGATCTGGAGGTCTTCTCACCGGAGTCACCGCTGGGCTCGGCGATCAACGGCAAGTTCAAGGGCGACAAGGCGACGTACACCGCGCCGAACGGCAACGACGTGACGGTCGAGGTCGTCGACGCCAAGCCGTTCACCGGCTGACCCCTCCCCGAGATTTGGGCCCGAACGTCCCGGCGGGGCGGGAGCCAGCGGGTTCCGCGCCGCTGCCGGGTTTCCCCGGTTCTTTCGGTGCGATTACCCGGCGCCGCCGGGTTTCCCGCTTCTTTCGGTGCGACTTCTCGCCGCTTCGGTCCCGCGCGCTGCCGGCCTCCCCGCCGCGTCGGCTGGCACAAAGACGCGGCGACGACGGGACCGGTGGGCATTGGTTTCCCACCGCTGCCGGCTTTCGCGTCTTCTTCGGTGCGACTACCCGCCGCTTCGGTCCCGCGCGCTGCCGGCCTCCCCGCCCTGTCGGCTGGCACAAAGACGCGGCGACGACGGCGGTGCGTACGGCGTGGGGTTTCCTGCCGGGTTTCCCGCTCCTGGGGTTGCCACTTTCACGGTTTCCCGGTCCGTCGGTGCAGGGTTTCGACGGACCGTCCACGATGTAGACGGTTGTGGGCACTCGGCATGGTGAACGTCCACTTTGCATGGGTCTTCACCGTGCAAGGTGGATGTTTGCCGTGCCTGGTGTGAACGGTGTGACGGCAGGGGCCGGTGTGGCACCGAAACCGAACGTCACCCCGATCCCATCTTAAGGTGACGGGAAAGCCGCGAAGCAACCCCAGCCGAAGCGCCGTATCGCGCGTCGTCGCCGTTTTCCCAGCCGATGCGGCGGGCAAGCCGGCATCGAAGGGAACCGATGCGGCGGGATGCCACCGAAAGCTCCTGTCCCGTCGTCGCCGCGTCTTTCCCAGCCGAAGCGGCGGGAAAGCTGGCGGCCAACCCGTTTCTCGAGTGGAAACGGGACGTTTCGGCCCGAATCTGGGGGATCAGAAGCTCAGGGTGTAGCCGGCTTGCGTGAGTTCGGTCTCCACTCGCTCCCGATGCTCCGGGCCGCGCGTCTCGACCTGCATCGACACCTCGACCTCGTCGAGGTGCAGGGCGGCCGACGTGCGTTCGTGTACGACGTCCAGCACGTTGACGTCCATCTTCGCGAGCAGGTCGAGCAGCTCCCGCAGCCCACCGGGCCGATCGGGGATCCTGGCCCGGAACGCGAAGTACCGCCCGGCCGCGGCCATCCCGTGCCGCAACAGGTGGATGAGCAGCAGCGGGTCGACGTTGCCGCCGCTGAGAACGCACACCACGGGGCCCTCGAACTTGTCGCGGTTGTCCAACAGCGCGGCGACCGCGGCGGCGCCGGCGGGCTCGACGAGCTGCTTCGCCCGTTCGAGCAGCAACAGCATCGCCCTGCTCAGCGCCTCCTCGGAGACGGTCAGGATCTCGTCGACATTCGCCGAGATCGCCGCGAACGGAACGTCGCCCGGCCTGCGTACGGCGATGCCGTCGGCCATGGTCGTGCGTCCCGGAACGGCGACGGGGTGGCCGGCACGAAGCGACTCGGGGTACGCCGCGACCCGCTCGGCCTGCACACCGACGACGCGTACGTCGGGACGCAGCTCGCCGATCGCGCTCGCGATGCCGGCCGCCAGTCCGCCGCCGCCGACCGGCACGATGACGGTCGCCACGTCGGGCACCTGCTCGACGATCTCGAGCCCGACCGTCGCCTGCCCCGCGACGATGTCGACGTGATCGAACGGATGGATCAGCACCGCGCCGGTCGCTTCGGCGAACTCCGTGGCCGCGACCAGGCAGTCGTCGACACTCTCGCCGGTGAACCGGATGTCCGCGCCGTACGCGCGGGTCGCCTTCTCCTTGGGGATGGGGGCACCCTCCGGCATGAAGACGGTCGACTTCGTACCGAGCAGCGACGCCGCCAACGCAACGCCCTGCGCGTGGTTGCCGGCACTCGCCGCGACGACCCCGCGGGCACGCTCCTCCTCGCTGAGGTTGGCGATGCGAACGTACGCGCCGCGGATCTTGAACGAACCCGCGCGCTGCAGATGCTCGCACTTGAGCAGGACGGGTACGTCGGTCATCGCGGAGAGCGATCGGGAGACCTCGATCGGCGTGGTCAACGCGACGTCGCCGAGCAGGGTCGCCGCCGCGCGTACGTCGTCGATCGTGACGGTGGGGGTGTGCTGCATGGGACGACTCTAGGACCTTCCGGGCGTCAGCGGGCCGCCGCCGCCTCGGGTTCGCGCGACAGGTCGGCCTGCTCGCCGTAGCGCCCCGCCAGGTAGCGCACCACGGCATTCGCGCATGCGGCGGTCGGCACGGCGACGAGCGCGCCGACCACGCCGGAGATCGTGATGCCGGCCGCGATCGCGAGGATGATCGCGAGCGGGTGCACGCGTACGAGCCGGCCCATCAGGAACGGCTGGAGTACGTGCGACTCGAGCTGCTGCACGAGCAGCACGGCGACCAGCATGAGCACTGCGGTCCAGAAGCCTTGGTCGACGAGAGCGACCAGCACGGCGACGATCCCGGACACGAACGCACCCACGATCGGCACGAACGCGCCGAGGAAGACCAGCATGCCGATCGCGAACACCAACGGTACGCCCAACAGCCACGCCGCGAACGCGATCGCGACCGCATCGACCGACGCGACGAGCACGGTCGCGCGTACGAAGGCGGTCAGCGAGATCCACGCGACATGCCCGGACCCGTCAACCGCCTCCCGCGCCTTGCGCGGCACCAGCGCCACGATGAACCGCCAGATGCGCTCACCCTCGTACAGGAAGAAGAACGTCGAGAAGATCACGATGAACGTACCGGCCGCGACGTGCGTCAGACGCGACCCGAACTCGGTCGCGCGCTGCACGACCTCACCGTCGTCGCCCTGGACGGCGTGCTGGGCGCGGTCGATCCAGGAGTCGAGCTGCTCGTCGGACAACCCCAACGGGCCGTCGCGCAACCAGTCCTGGATCTCGCCGAGTCCGTCGGCGACGGACGTACGCAGGTCGTCGATCTGGGCGATGACCTGCTGGCCGACGAGCGTGAGGATGCCGACGATCACGGCGATGCCCGCGAGCACGACGACGATGGTGGCGAGTACGCGAGGGACCCGGAGCCGCACGAGCGCATCGACGAACGGGATGCCGAGCGCCGTCATGAGTACGGCGATCGCGATCGGCACCGTGATGTCGGAGAAGAACGACAGGATCCGGTAGACGACGTAGCTCGCCAGCGCGATGACCAAGACCCGCCAGCCCCATGCGGCGGCCCGCTCGACCCCGATCGGTATGTCGAGACGGCGTACGTGCGGCGACTCCTCGACACCGCGCGCGTCGTGTTCGGGCTGCTCCCGCGTGGGCGCAAGCTCCTCGGCGAGCTCGTCGCCGTCGACGACGCGGCCGACGTCGCGGTTCAGAATCGCCCGCTGGCGTTCGAGCCGCTTCCCCCATCGCCCCATGTCAGGCCTTGCTGGCCTCGAAAGCGTGCTCCAGGTCGGCCACCAGGTCGGACCCGGTCTCGATACCGACGGAGAGGCGTACGAGGTCGGGCGGCACCTCGAGCGGCGAGCCCGCCGCCGAGGCGTGCGTCATCCGGCACGGATGCTCGATCAGCGACTCGACACCGCCGAGCGACTCCGCGAGCGTGAACAGCTCGGTGCGGTTGACCAGGTCGACCGCCGCCTGCTCGCCGTCGCGCATCCGGAAAGACACCATGCCGCCGAAGCGCTTCATCTGCCGCTTGGCGATCTCGCGGCCGGGGTGCTCGGCGAGACCGGGGTAGATCACCTCGCTCACCTCGTCGCGGCCCTGCAGGAAGTCGACGATCTGCTCGGCGTTGTGGCTGTGCCGGTCCATCCGGAGTCCGAGCGTCTTCAGCCCGCGCAGCACGAGCCACGAGTCGAACGGGCCGGCGACCGCGCCGACCGCGTTCTGGTGGTACGCGATCGGCTCGGCGTGCTCGGCGTCTCGTACGACCAGCGCACCGCCGACCACGTCGGAGTGGCCACCGGCGTACTTGGTGGTCGAGTGCACGACGATGTCGGCGCCATGCGTCAGCGGTTGCTGCAGGTACGGCGAGGCGAAGGTGTTGTCGACGACGAGCAGGGCGTCGGCCTTGTGCGCGACGTCAGCGACGGCCTGGATGTCGGCGATGTTCAGTAGCGGGTTGGTCGGCGTCTCGACCCAGACGATGCGCGTCTCTCCCGGCCGGATGGCGTCGCGCACCGCGTCCACGTCGGTGACCGACACCGGCGTGTACGCGAGTCCCCAGTGCTTCTCGACCCCCTCGAACAGCCGGTACGTGCCGCCGTACGCGTCGTCGGGAATGACGACATGCTGGCCGGGCCGGGTCAGGGCGCGCAGCAGGGTGTCTTCCGCGGCGAGACCGCTCGCGAACGCGAACCCGCGCGAACCCTGCTCGAGGCTGGCCAGGCACTCCTCGAGCGCGGTGCGGGTCGGATTGGCACTGCGCGAGTACTCGTACCCCTCACGTAGCCCACCGACACCGTCCTGCTTGTAGGTGCTGGTGGCGTAGATCGCCGGCACGACCGCGCCCGTACGCGGATCGGGTTCCTGGCCGGCGTGAATTGCTCGGGTCTCGAAGCCGTGGTCAGTCACGTGCGCGAGCCTAGCCCCCGGACGAGCCGGCATGCAGCCGGCGTACGAGCGCGTGCACCTGTTCGGCCAGCTCGGGCACGGGGCCATCGACCTCGATGCCCGGCGCGACCTCCTGGATCGGCAACGCGCGTACGGGAGACGGCTCGGCACCGAGTTCGGCTGCCCACTGCGCCATCAGCGCCGATGAGCTCGCGTACACGATGCGGCCGAGCCCGACCCACGCGTGTGCGGCCGAGCACATCGGGCAGTGCTCGCCGGAGGTGTAGACGGTAGCCGCGGGTCTCTCTTCGGGGTTCAGGTTCTCCGCCGCCCAGCGGGCGAGCTCGAACTCCGGGTGCCGGGTCTGGTCGCCGTCTGCCGTGCGGTTGCGGTCTTCCGCGCGTACGCGTCCGTCGGCGTCGACGAGCACGGAGCCGAAGGGCTCGTCGCCGGCCTCGAGCGCCTCCTCCGCGAGCTCGACGCATCTCCGCAGGTGTCGGATGTCTGTCTCATCAACCACGTCGGGAAGGATAGGCGCATCTCGTTCGTTGTGCCTGGTGGACCACCTAGGAGGCGCCCATGATCTTCGGTCAGGACAAGACCCGACTCGTCACCAGCGACGACGCGCTGCGGGGTCGCGACACGCGGCCGTTCGAGGTCGGCACCACGCATGCGGTGCTGGGCACTCCGATCGAGGCCGACCCACCCGCGGGGTACCGCGTTGCCGTCTTCGGTCTCGGCTGCTTCTGGGGCGAGGAGAAGACGTTCTGGGAGATCCCGGGCGTGTGGTCGACGTCGGTCGGGTACGCCGGCGGCAGCACCCCGAACCCCACGTACGAGGAGGTCTGCTCTGCGCGCACGGGCCACGCCGAGGTGGTGCGGGTGATCTTCGACCCCGCAGTGGTGACGTACGAGCAGCTGCTCAAGGTGTTCTGGGAGAACCACGACCCGACGCAGGGCATGCGTCAGGGAAACGACCGCGGCACGCAGTACCGGTCGTTGATCCGCACGACCAGCGACGAGCAGCAGGCGGCCGCCGAGGCGTCGCGCGCCGCGTACCAGAAGGCGATGACCGAGCGCGGCTACGGCGAGATCACCACGACGATCGAGCCGCTGCAGACGTACTACTACGCCGAGGACTACCACCAGCAGTACCTCGCCAAGAACCCGTTCGGCTACTGCCCCATCCACGCGACGGGTGTCGAGTACGCCGGCTGACAAAGTACGCCGGCTGACAACGAGCCGATTCCCGCCGAGGTACGGATTCCGGCCAATCAAGGTTGGCGGGATTGGCGGGAATCCGTACCTCGGCGGGACCTTAATATGGAAACGGGGTAAGGTTTGCCTTCCAAGGCAAACCTCAGGGCGGAGCCGCCCGAGCGTGGCGCGGTCAGTTCACCTGGCGCTCCCTGCCTTCCCAGTGCGGCTTACGCAGCTCGCGCTTGAGCACCTTGCCCGTCGGCGACGTCGGCAGCGCCTCGACGAACTCCCAGCCCTTCGGGACCTTGAACTCGGCCAGGTACGCGGCGCAGTGCTTCGCTAACTGCTCGGGATCCGGGCTGGCGCCGGGACGCGGTACGACGACCGCGTGCACCTGTTCGCCGGTGCCGTCGTCGGGGACCCCGATCACAGCGCACGCGGCCACGTCATGATGGGAAGCCAACGCGTTCTCCACCTCGGTCGAGTGCACGTTGTCGCCACCGACCACGATCACGTCCTTTACCCGGTCGACCACGTAGACATAACCGGCCTCGTCGAGGTACCCGATGTCGCCGGTGTGCACCCACCCGCCTCGAAGTACCTGTGTCGTGGCGTCGGGGTCGTTCCAGTACCCCTGCATCACCCCCGGCCCGCGCAGCAGGATCTCGCCCGGCGTGCCCGTCGGTACGTCGACGTCGTCCGCGTCAACGACCCGCAGCTCGGAATGAATGGCAGTCCTGCCCGCGGACCGGCGTTGAGGTCCGGGCCGGTGGTCCGCAGGGGTCATCAACGTGCACGACATCGTCTCCGTCATGCCGTAGACCTGGCCGAATCCGGCGTGCGGGAAGACCGCTTCGGTACGTTCCAGCAGCCGCTCGGTGATCGGTGACCCCCCGTAGAAGACGAGCCGAAGACTGTCGAGGTCGCGCCGCGCCGCGTCCGGGTGGTCCACGACCTGCTGCAGCATCGACGGCACGACGAACATCGCCGTGATCCGGTGCGCCTCGACCATCTCGAGCACGACGGCCGGGTCGAATCTCGGCAGCGGTACGAGCGTGTTGCCGTACTGCGAGGTCGCGAGACACGTACCAACACCCGATACATGTGACATCGGTGTCACCTGCAGGAGCCTCGTGCCCGGCCGTACGAACTCCGGAAGAGTCGCGCCGAAGGCCTGGGCCAGGCTCAACATCGAGCCGCCGGTGTGCATCACGGCCTTGGGCAGCTCCGTCGTCCCGCCGGTGTGGACGAGCGCGGCCAGCTCGTCACCGCCGCGTCGGGCGTCGGGGACAGGGGCGGTGCCCGCGATGAGCGCCTCGAAGGCCGTCGTGTCCGCCGGCGGCGGCCCGTCCCCCATGTGGATGACCGACCGAAGGCCCGCGTACGCCGCCCTGATCTGCGGCACGAATCCCGCGAACGCGTCATCGACGAGCAGGATGCTCGTCTCGGCCTCGGCGAGCATCGGCGCCATCTCGAACGGCGCCCGCACGATGTCGACCACGTCGATCACCCCGTCGGCCCACGGGATCGCAAGCGCAGCCTCGGCGAGACGATCGGAGTTGAGACCGAGGATGCCGACGCGAGCCCCGTCGCGTACGCCCAGCTCGCGCAGCGCGCCGGCCAGCCGAGCCACTCGATCGGCCTGCTCGGTAAAGGTACGTGTCCGTTCGCCGAAGATGGTGGCGATCCCATCCGGTTGCTGCTGCAGGGCACGGTGGAGGCCCTGCGTCCAGTAGATGTCGTGTCGCGCCTTCATGCCCCGACGATGAGCGACGGCGCTGCCAACCCGCTGTCAGATCACTGCCGGCCACGGGTAGGTCCAGCGCAGACGGTTTGAGTCAGGTCAGCGGGCGTACGTCCGCCACGTCGTACTCGGACACGGACGCGGAGAGGATCGCCGCACCCTGTTCGTCGCTGGGACCGCTGCCACGGAACGCCTCGACGGCTTCTCGTGACTCCCAACGCTCGTAGATGTCGATACGCGCGGGGTCGACCACGTCGGCGCTGATCGCGAAGTCGATGCAGCCTGGCGTACTCCGCGCCTGCTCGACCACGCTCGCGCACCCCGCGAGGTACGACTCGCGATCCGCTGGGCCGACGATGAGATGTCCCGCCACGATCACCATGTGCAGCTCCCCTATCGCGGTTGTCTGTTCACTCGCCTAGTCTGCCGGACGTGGCAGCACACGAACTGTCTCGCACCGATGCGCGCCGCATCGCCGTACGCGCGCAGCTGCTCGATGCCGCGCGACCCGCCGACCTGCATGAGATGGTGCGGCGCCTGAGCCTTCTCCAGGTCGACCAGACGTCCGCCATCGCCCCGAACGCCGATCTCAGCTCGTGGAGCCGCCTCGGCTCGACGTACGCACCCGGCGACCTCGAGCGGGCACTCGCCGACGGCAGCATGGTCGAGCTGCGCGGGTTCATCCGGCCCGCGCAGGATCTTGCGCTCTACCGCGCCGACATGGCCGCCTGGCCGGGCTCGGGTGATGTCGCCGAGTGGATGCTGGCTCAGCGCGACTGGATCGACGACAACGACGCGTGCCACCGCGACATCACCGCCCGACTCGAGCTCTCCGGCCCGCTCACCGCACGCGATATCCCGGACACCTGCATCGTGCCGTGGCGCTCGACCGGGTGGAACAACAATCGCAATGTCAGGATGATGCTCGACCTGATGGAGCAGCGCGGCGAGATCGCGACGGCGGGCCATAAGGGCCGTGATCGCCTGTGGGACTTGGCGGTTCGTGTCTACCCCGACGACGCGGTCGTACCGGCTCCCGAGGCGCGGCTCCTACGCGATGAGACGCGGCTGCGCGCGCTCGGCATCGCGCGAGGCAAGACGACCGCGTGCCCGGTCGAGCCGAACGACGTCGGCACCGCCGGTGAGCCCGCCGTCATCGACGGCGTCCGCGGCGAGTGGCGGGTCGACCCGGCTCAGCTCGGGCAGCCGTTCTCGGGGCGCGCCGCGCTGCTGTCGCCGCTCGATCGGCTCGTGTACGACCGCTCGCGGATGGCCGAGCTTTTCGACTTCGACTACCAGCTCGAGATGTACAAGCCCGCGGCCAAGCGACGCTGGGGCTACTTCGCGCTGCCGATCCTCTACGGCGACCGCCTGGTCGGCAAGGTGGATGCGACGGCCGACCGCAAGGCACGGGTGCTCCGGGTCGACGCGATTCATCGAGACGTCAGGTTCACCAAGACGATGACGGCCGCGATCGACCACGAGATCCGCGATCTCGCCGACTGGCTCGAGCTCGACCTCGACCTGCCTGGTTGACTCGTCCCATGACACGACCGCTGACCCTGATCACCGGCGGTACGCGCGGCATCGGCGCCGCCACCGCCCTGCGCCTCGCCTCCGCCGGACACGACCTGGTGCTGGGGTACGCCCGCGATGCGGCCGCCGCCGAACAGACGGCCGCCGGCGTACGCGAGCAGGGAGTCGACTGCCTGACGGTACGCGCCGACCTGCTTGAGACGGCCGGAATCGAGGCATTGTTCGCGGCAGCGGCCGAGTGCGGCACGCCGACCGGCGTGGTCAACAACGCCGGCGCAACCTTCCATATCGGCCCGTTGTCCGATACGCCCGTCGACGTCGTCCGGCGCACGGTCGACCTGAACCTCACCTCCGCACTGCTCGTCGCCCGAGCCGCCGTACGTGCGTTGTCGACCTCGTTCGGCGGCCGCGGCGGCGTACTCGTGAACGTCTCGTCCGGCGCGGCCACGCTGGGCTCGCCCGGCGAGTACGTCCAGTACGCCGCCGCGAAGGCGGGAGTCGACGCAATGACGGTCGGCCTCGCGCAGGAGGTCGCCGCCGACGGTGTCCGCGTCGTCGGCGTCGCACCGGGCATTGTGCGCACCGACATCCACGCCGAAGCCGGCGAGCCCGACCGCGTCGAGCGAGTAGGCCCGAAGGTGCCGTTGGGCCGAGCAGGTGAGCCGGCGGAGGTCGCCGACGCGATCGCTTGGCTGCTGAGCGACGCCGCGTCGTACGTCACAGGCACGACGCTGCGGGTTGCCGGCGGCCGGTGAGGATCGACGGGTGCCCGTACTTCTCGCGAGTACCGAAACCAGTCAGCGCTTGACTGCGGTCACCATCGCGAACGACAGGTTGGCTCCACCGTCCGCCTCGAGCATGTCGAGCACCGCCCGCTGACTGCCCGGATCGCGCGCGTCGAGCGCCTGTGTCCAGGCCAGCCAGTCCGACCAGCCGCGCTCCTGCGCTCGACATGACGTGACGTCGACCAGACCGGTGCGCGCCCACTGCGCACGCCACCAGTCCGGCGAGTGCCACGCGGCCGCCTCCCAGCCGACGACCTCGCGTACGTGGGCAGGACACTCCTCGTACGTCGCGAACTCTTCACGAAGACAAGGGGTGGCGATGCCGATCCGCCCACCAGGACGCAGCACTCGCAGCAGCGACGGCAGTACCCGGTCGTCGGTGCCGAAGTACTCCCACGAGTCGATGCTGACCATGACGTCGAACTGCTCGTTGTCGTACGACAGGGAGCGTACGTCGGCATTGACGACGTGCACGAGGTCCTCGACGCCGCAGTCCGCGATCACCTTCGTCGCGGCGGCTTCGGACACCCACAGGTCGGTCGCCCACACCTCGGCACCGAACTCCCGCGCCAGGAACACCGAGGTCGCACCGAGTCCGGACCCGAGATCGAGCACCCGTGCCCCGGGCGGAATCACCAGGTCCACGAGCAGGTCCTCGAGCAGCCAGAGCGGGTTCGGCCCCATGTCGAGCGACAGCAGCCACTCCGGGTCGTACGTCGAGGAGCGCGGATAGTCCGTTCGCTGCCACCAGCCACTCACCGGCGCATCGAAGCACGCCCCGCGCTCGGCGTCGACCGAGTTTCGTCGAATGGCCGTGAGATCGTGGCGCCATGGCCGATCTGACCCTGTTCCACAATCCCCGCTGCTCGACGTCTCGGCACGCGTACGACCAGGTCGCCGGCGGCGACGCCGACGTCGTCGAGTACCTCAAGATGCCGCTCGACCGCGGCCAGTTGCTCGCGCTCATCGCGAAGCTCGAGGATCCGCCCGCCGACCTCGTGCGCAAGGACGCGTTCTTCAAGCAGCAGGGTCTGGACGCCGACCGCTACACAACACCGGAGGCGGTCGCCGACCTTCTGGTCGAGCATCCGCGGCTGATGCAGCGCCCGGTTCTCGTTCGCGGCGACCGGGCGATCATCGGCCGCCCGAAGGAGCGAGTCGCCGACTTCCTCGCTTGACCGAGTCGCGTTATGGCGCGATCAGCCGATGCAGGCGCAGCGCGTCGGTGAACGTCGGCGCGCGGCTTCCGCCATCGTCCACGTCGTCGCGGATCGCGGCCCACAGCTCCGCCGTGTTGCGGGCCTCGAGCGGGAGCCCGGACCCATGAGCCGGGATCGGCACGTCGCGTACGCCCGACTCGTCCTGCAGCCGAAGCGACCACGCCGCCATCTGGGGCTGGTTGGAGCCCGGCGCGCCTCCCGGGTGACCGTCGAGCAGCAGTGTTGCGAGCTCGCCCGCGATTGCCATCGAGCGCTGCGGGCTCGGCGCACCTTCCCACATCACGGCCGCCCCGAGCGCCGCCTCGTTGGCGCGGAACGTCAGCGTCATCGTGTCCGGCGCCGACGCTTCCACGGACGACCCGTCGTCGACCTCGTACTTCGTACGACGCTGCGAGGTCAGCCGGGCCTCGGACTCGATGCCGCCGAGCACGTGGTCGAGCAGATCGACGAAGTGACCCGCGTGGACCTGCGAGTTCCCGGCTCGGGTGGAGTCGTCGAGGGTGTACGCGAAGGGGGCGATGATTCGACCGCCCGCACCCTTGCCGTGCGACGACCACGCCGAGACCGACTGCAGCGCGCCCAGCGCGCCGTCCTGCACCAGTCTTCGCGCCTCACGGATCGCCGGGTCGAATCTCCCCTGGAGGCCGACGAAGGTACATACCCCGGCCGGAATGCGGTCGACGAGTGCCTCGGCCTCGTCGTGATCGAGCGCCAGCGGCCACTCGGACAGCACGTGCTTGCCCGCGGCGTACGCCTCCTCGATCAGCTCTCGGTGGTACGGCACGCGTACCGACACGACGACGACGTCCACCTGCGGGCTCGCGGCGAGGTCGCGAGCCGACGTGTACCAGTGCTTCGCGCCGGCGCGTTCGGCACCGCGGCGGGCGGTTTCCGCACGGGTCGTCGCGACCGCCGAGACCTCGATCCCCCCGAACACTCTCGATCGCGGGCACGTGCGACCGGAACGCCCAGCCGTGATCGGGACTCGCCCCGATGATGCCGACCCGGATGACCATTGCTACCCCCTTCACCGTTGGTTCGAGATCTATCGAACCTAGCGGACTGCTCTCGTCCGTCATCGCGGGTGCGACGAA harbors:
- a CDS encoding AI-2E family transporter, translated to MGRWGKRLERQRAILNRDVGRVVDGDELAEELAPTREQPEHDARGVEESPHVRRLDIPIGVERAAAWGWRVLVIALASYVVYRILSFFSDITVPIAIAVLMTALGIPFVDALVRLRVPRVLATIVVVLAGIAVIVGILTLVGQQVIAQIDDLRTSVADGLGEIQDWLRDGPLGLSDEQLDSWIDRAQHAVQGDDGEVVQRATEFGSRLTHVAAGTFIVIFSTFFFLYEGERIWRFIVALVPRKAREAVDGSGHVAWISLTAFVRATVLVASVDAVAIAFAAWLLGVPLVFAIGMLVFLGAFVPIVGAFVSGIVAVLVALVDQGFWTAVLMLVAVLLVQQLESHVLQPFLMGRLVRVHPLAIILAIAAGITISGVVGALVAVPTAACANAVVRYLAGRYGEQADLSREPEAAAAR
- the greA gene encoding transcription elongation factor GreA, which codes for MTQPTETNTVWLTKDAYERLQAELDHLRGPARAELAARIGEARDEGDLRENGGYHAAKEEQGKSEARIRQLEDLLRRAEVGEQREDDGLVEPGMIVTIRFAGDDDTEKFMLGSRELLALDPSVDLEVFSPESPLGSAINGKFKGDKATYTAPNGNDVTVEVVDAKPFTG
- a CDS encoding DUF4307 domain-containing protein, with the translated sequence MTNDVLERRYGATRTRRWPVITAASVLGVVALAWVTWVALDQDRPLSYQLSGYDVVSDTQTVLTIELNRDDGHAVECEIYAQADDHSIVGERTVSVPAGESGTVRVDEPIKTERRAVNGVLRTCRLAG
- a CDS encoding putative quinol monooxygenase, translating into MVIVAGHLIVGPADRESYLAGCASVVEQARSTPGCIDFAISADVVDPARIDIYERWESREAVEAFRGSGPSDEQGAAILSASVSEYDVADVRPLT
- a CDS encoding cystathionine gamma-synthase is translated as MPARPGARLAHVTDHGFETRAIHAGQEPDPRTGAVVPAIYATSTYKQDGVGGLREGYEYSRSANPTRTALEECLASLEQGSRGFAFASGLAAEDTLLRALTRPGQHVVIPDDAYGGTYRLFEGVEKHWGLAYTPVSVTDVDAVRDAIRPGETRIVWVETPTNPLLNIADIQAVADVAHKADALLVVDNTFASPYLQQPLTHGADIVVHSTTKYAGGHSDVVGGALVVRDAEHAEPIAYHQNAVGAVAGPFDSWLVLRGLKTLGLRMDRHSHNAEQIVDFLQGRDEVSEVIYPGLAEHPGREIAKRQMKRFGGMVSFRMRDGEQAAVDLVNRTELFTLAESLGGVESLIEHPCRMTHASAAGSPLEVPPDLVRLSVGIETGSDLVADLEHAFEASKA
- the ilvA gene encoding threonine ammonia-lyase yields the protein MQHTPTVTIDDVRAAATLLGDVALTTPIEVSRSLSAMTDVPVLLKCEHLQRAGSFKIRGAYVRIANLSEEERARGVVAASAGNHAQGVALAASLLGTKSTVFMPEGAPIPKEKATRAYGADIRFTGESVDDCLVAATEFAEATGAVLIHPFDHVDIVAGQATVGLEIVEQVPDVATVIVPVGGGGLAAGIASAIGELRPDVRVVGVQAERVAAYPESLRAGHPVAVPGRTTMADGIAVRRPGDVPFAAISANVDEILTVSEEALSRAMLLLLERAKQLVEPAGAAAVAALLDNRDKFEGPVVCVLSGGNVDPLLLIHLLRHGMAAAGRYFAFRARIPDRPGGLRELLDLLAKMDVNVLDVVHERTSAALHLDEVEVSMQVETRGPEHRERVETELTQAGYTLSF
- the msrA gene encoding peptide-methionine (S)-S-oxide reductase MsrA; the protein is MIFGQDKTRLVTSDDALRGRDTRPFEVGTTHAVLGTPIEADPPAGYRVAVFGLGCFWGEEKTFWEIPGVWSTSVGYAGGSTPNPTYEEVCSARTGHAEVVRVIFDPAVVTYEQLLKVFWENHDPTQGMRQGNDRGTQYRSLIRTTSDEQQAAAEASRAAYQKAMTERGYGEITTTIEPLQTYYYAEDYHQQYLAKNPFGYCPIHATGVEYAG
- a CDS encoding nucleoside deaminase — its product is MVDETDIRHLRRCVELAEEALEAGDEPFGSVLVDADGRVRAEDRNRTADGDQTRHPEFELARWAAENLNPEERPAATVYTSGEHCPMCSAAHAWVGLGRIVYASSSALMAQWAAELGAEPSPVRALPIQEVAPGIEVDGPVPELAEQVHALVRRLHAGSSGG
- a CDS encoding AMP-binding protein, whose translation is MKARHDIYWTQGLHRALQQQPDGIATIFGERTRTFTEQADRVARLAGALRELGVRDGARVGILGLNSDRLAEAALAIPWADGVIDVVDIVRAPFEMAPMLAEAETSILLVDDAFAGFVPQIRAAYAGLRSVIHMGDGPPPADTTAFEALIAGTAPVPDARRGGDELAALVHTGGTTELPKAVMHTGGSMLSLAQAFGATLPEFVRPGTRLLQVTPMSHVSGVGTCLATSQYGNTLVPLPRFDPAVVLEMVEAHRITAMFVVPSMLQQVVDHPDAARRDLDSLRLVFYGGSPITERLLERTEAVFPHAGFGQVYGMTETMSCTLMTPADHRPGPQRRSAGRTAIHSELRVVDADDVDVPTGTPGEILLRGPGVMQGYWNDPDATTQVLRGGWVHTGDIGYLDEAGYVYVVDRVKDVIVVGGDNVHSTEVENALASHHDVAACAVIGVPDDGTGEQVHAVVVPRPGASPDPEQLAKHCAAYLAEFKVPKGWEFVEALPTSPTGKVLKRELRKPHWEGRERQVN